The Marinitoga litoralis genome contains a region encoding:
- the xseA gene encoding exodeoxyribonuclease VII large subunit, producing the protein MKKFNDLLELLDWISFELKKTDLFIESIEFNGDISKAKKSSAGDLFIEVSQRNENGKTYKITVFLSRYYIKTLLDNLGLKNEKELENKSWRILGKLSFWPSSSNFAITLQSLLPLGDSKLEKRRKEIINKLKLEGLLRTVENKLEYLEPIKKIAVISSETAAGYGDFIKNINKLKNTPIIHLYPSPMQGIEVPIGVSRALKLIIDSNIDYDVIVLIRGGGAQSDLMYFDDYHLAKNIAWVSNNKIPILTGIGHEQDITIPDFVSFMRFSTPTEVARAIVNQIETYNNLINESFQNIIYSINNNLLHAELYTKNVLNSLSSLIEQYFQKENNNLINYYNSLYKINELLDSKNSILNKEYKLFDFITQYLSNKIMEEKRKIDNIESNIKNNYNLLESNSFQILNDYYIKITQNSPFSSFLSGGAVLVQNSKIIDSVYNLDKNNDLEIKLKDGEALSYIKEIKFYRED; encoded by the coding sequence ATGAAAAAATTTAATGATTTATTAGAATTATTAGATTGGATATCATTTGAATTGAAAAAAACTGATTTATTTATTGAATCTATAGAGTTTAATGGAGATATTTCTAAAGCTAAAAAAAGTAGCGCTGGTGATTTGTTTATAGAAGTATCACAAAGAAATGAAAATGGAAAAACCTATAAAATTACTGTATTCTTATCAAGATATTATATAAAAACCCTTTTAGATAATTTGGGATTAAAAAATGAGAAAGAATTAGAAAACAAAAGTTGGAGAATTTTAGGTAAATTGTCTTTTTGGCCTTCTTCTTCTAACTTCGCTATAACTTTACAATCACTATTACCTTTAGGTGATTCAAAATTAGAAAAACGAAGAAAAGAAATAATAAATAAATTAAAATTAGAAGGTTTATTAAGAACTGTAGAAAATAAATTAGAATATTTAGAACCTATAAAAAAAATAGCTGTAATTTCCTCTGAAACAGCTGCTGGATACGGAGATTTTATTAAAAATATTAACAAATTAAAAAATACTCCAATTATTCATCTATACCCATCACCTATGCAAGGTATAGAAGTCCCTATAGGGGTAAGTCGCGCTTTAAAATTAATTATTGATTCAAACATTGATTATGATGTTATCGTATTGATTAGAGGAGGAGGAGCACAATCAGATTTGATGTATTTTGATGATTATCATTTAGCAAAAAATATTGCCTGGGTGTCTAATAATAAAATCCCAATATTAACAGGCATTGGACATGAACAAGATATAACAATTCCTGATTTTGTATCATTTATGAGATTTTCTACTCCAACTGAAGTAGCAAGAGCTATAGTAAATCAAATTGAAACATATAATAATTTAATAAATGAATCATTTCAAAACATAATTTATTCAATTAATAATAATTTATTACATGCAGAATTATATACAAAAAATGTATTAAATAGCTTAAGCTCATTAATAGAGCAATATTTCCAAAAAGAAAATAATAATTTAATCAATTACTATAATTCATTATATAAAATAAATGAATTGCTTGATTCAAAAAATTCTATTTTAAATAAGGAATATAAACTTTTCGATTTTATCACACAATATTTATCAAATAAAATTATGGAAGAAAAAAGAAAAATTGATAATATTGAAAGTAATATAAAAAATAATTATAACTTATTAGAATCAAACTCTTTTCAAATTTTAAATGATTATTATATAAAAATAACTCAAAATAGTCCTTTTAGCTCATTTTTAAGTGGTGGAGCTGTATTAGTACAAAACTCAAAAATAATAGATAGTGTATATAATTTAGATAAAAATAATGATTTAGAAATAAAATTAAAAGATGGTGAAGCATTAAGTTATATTAAAGAAATCAAATTTTACAGGGAGGATTAA